Proteins found in one Triticum aestivum cultivar Chinese Spring chromosome 4D, IWGSC CS RefSeq v2.1, whole genome shotgun sequence genomic segment:
- the LOC543363 gene encoding uncharacterized protein, with protein sequence MSPQPTLATTTTPATGPNPSYYQTAPVSQESIQRTEVLLHLYAYQHTQGKPNANQTVIVDPKLPACFGALAANDWTIYDGTCTNANLVAHAQGLHIGAGMTKENWFICFNMVFVDRRFMGSSFKVMGDFRGNEGEWAIVGGTGEFAYAQGVITFNKTWSAQANVRELHVRALCLSFSKAPETPCSRTPRQSSVTKIGPWGKISGEFLDVPTTPQRLECVTIRHGVVIDSLAFSFVDQAGGQHNVGPWGGPCGDNKDTIKLGPSEIVTEVSGTIGVFGAANVEYNAITSLTITTNVRTYGPFGEPQCTRFSVPVQDKSSIVGFFVCARKYVEALGVYVCPPISN encoded by the exons ATGTCTCCTCAGCCTACCTTAGCCACCACCACCACGCCTGCTACTGGGCCTAACCCTTCCTATTACCAAACAGCTCCTGTTAGCCAAGAGAGTATCCAGCGAACGGAGGTTCTTCTCCACCTGTACGCCTACCAGCACACCCAAGGAAAACCAAATGCTAACCAGACTGTCATAGTGGATCCAAAGCTCCCCGCGTGTTTCGGTGCCCTTGCTGCTAATGACTGGACCATATATGATGGCACTTGCACCAATGCAAACCTTGTTGCGCACGCTCAAGGTTTGCACATTGGTGCTGGTATGACCAAAGAAAATTGGTTCATTTGTTTCAACATGGTGTTTGTGGACCGAAG GTTTATGGGTTCCAGCTTCAAGGTGATGGGAGATTTTCGAGGAAACGAAGGTGAATGGGCAATTGTTGGTGGGACGGGAGAGTTTGCATATGCACAAGGTGTCATAACCTTTAACAAGACCTGGTCGGCCCAGGCAAATGTCAGGGAGCTTCATGTTCGTGCTTTGTGTCTGTCCTTCTCAAAAGCACCG GAAACACCGTGCTCAAGGACACCACGGCAGAGCTCTGTCACCAAGATCGGCCCATGGGGTAAAATAAGTGGAGAATTTCTTGACGTTCCCACGACACCACAACGTCTAGAGTGTGTGACCATTCGCCATGGAGTTGTCATTGATTCACTTGCATTTTCCTTCGTCGACCAAGCTGGTGGACAACATAACGTTGGCCCATGGGGTGGGCCATGCGGGGACAACAAGGACACG ATTAAACTTGGTCCATCGGAGATTGTGACAGAAGTCTCTGGAACGATTGGTGTATTTGGAGCAGCCAATGTCGAGTACAATGCCATAACATCACTAACCATTACCACAAATGTCCGCACGTACGGGCCCTTTGGAGAACCGCAGTGTACTCGTTTCAGTGTTCCCGTGCAGGACAAAAGCAGCATCGTGGGTTTCTTCGTGTGCGCTAGGAAATACGTGGAGGCGCTCGGGGTTTACGTGTGTCCACCTATTTCAAACTAG